The sequence TATTGCCAGTTAAAGCATAAATAATTGTTTTACCTAAGGCATAAATATCAATGTTAAAATCAAATTTTTCTCGATGTCTTGAAGGATTAAAATTGTTATTAATTATAATAGTTTTTAAAGGTTTATCGCTCGACAAAACAGCTGTTTTAATTGCAGCAAAATTAATTAAAAATTTTCTACCATCTTGATGCTGAACTAAGCTTGAAGGTTGTATATTGAAATGAGTTATACCTGCTTTATGAGTAAATTCCAAAATACCAATAATTTCTTGCAACCAGACAACTGCTTCTGCTTCATCGATTAATTTGTTCTTTAACTTTTGTTCTAAACTTTCACCTTTGATCTGTTCATAAACTAGATAAAATTCGCGATCGCATTCAAAAAAAGCTAATAGTTGGGGGATTTGCGGATGCTGGCTAATATTTTTCAGAAGATTCGCCTGAGTCACAAACGTTTGAAGAACTTTTTGCCAAGACTGTGCGCCTAAAACTTCGTTATCGTACTGAGGCTGCAATCGTTCTATTTTGCATTGTGCTTTGTTGTTTGGCTCGAGATCTTCTGCAAGATAAATTGTACTAAAATCGTCTTGACTTAGCTCTTGAAGGATGCGGTAGCGATCGCACAATATTTTACCAACTATTGACTCCATTTAGATTTAACTCAGCTCACAGCACCAAATAAACATGGGTTTCTATTGTAACTAAAACTAGTTTTCAACTAGATAATTCTCGATTTAATTCATCTAAACGGGCTAATACTTCCTGACTATGAATGCTTGGTCTAACTCCTAAAAAGGTTGTTCGCAAAATACCCTCTGGATCGATTAAATAGGTATGTCTCAAAGACATTGCTCCCAACCAAGAACCGTAAGCTTTGCTAACGCTACCATCCTTATCTGTTAACAAGGGAAAGTTAAGCCCTTCTGAATCGCAAAATTCAGCATGAGAATCAATATTATCAACGCTAACTCCTAAAACTTGTGCATTTCTTGTTCTATATTCTGCAAGGTCTTGTTGAAAACGTCGAGCTTCTAGAGTACAGCCTGAAGTAAAATCTTTTGGATAAAAGTACAGTACAACCCATTGTCCGCGATAATCTTTTAAAGCAATATCTCCATCACCTGTATTGGTAGGCAAAACAAATTCAGGAGCAGGCTTATCGAGTGGTGGCTGTTTGCCTCCCATTGCCCAGGCATCTGACAAAGTTAATCCAAAAAGCAAAAAAGACAAACCAATAGATAACCAAAATTGAACGCGTGGGATACGTCGTCTTAGGGTGCATATCCAACCACATTGTTGAATCGAAAGCAAACGTTTCATAATTTACAAAAATATGTTTTACTTATCATAAGATTACAAGTAATGCTTAAACCATAACAAAAAATTAACCTGCAAAATTAATTTGTTGTGGTTCAAATTGAGTACATTCTCCAAATTATTTGTTAACGTAGTTGCCTAAATATCAAGCTTAGTAATAAAAAAGGAATTTATGAGTACAAATTTAATTGCACCTCATGGCGGTGAGCTGATCGATCGCCTGGCTACCGCTGAAGAAAAGCAAAATTTCTTAGCCAAAGCAAATTCTTTGCCCAGAATTCAGTTAGACAAAAGAGCAACTTCCGATTTAGTTATGATTGCGATCGGTGGTTTTAGTCCAATCGCTGGCTTTATGGGTCAAGATGACTATTTAGGCGTGGTTAAAGATATGCGTCTGGCTAGCGGTGTTCCCTGGTCAATACCTGTAACCCTCTCTGTAACTTCAGAAGTGGCAAACCCTTTACAAGTTGGTAGCTTAGTTCGTTTAGACAATACTAATGGTAAATTTATTGGTATTTTGCAGCTAAGCGAAAAGTACAGCTATGATAAAAAGTTGGAAGCCAAAAATGTTTACCGCACTGACGAAGATAAACATCCTGGGGTAAAAGTAATCTACAAGCAAGGAGAAGTTAATCTTGCAGGGCCAGTTTGGTTACTCGAGCGAGAAGAACACCCGCAGTTTCCTAAGTATCAGATCGATCCTGCTGCCTCTAGAGCAATGTTTAAAGAAAAAGGTTGGAAAACAATAGTTGGGTTTCAAACTCGTAACCCAATTCACCGCGCTCATGAGTATATTATTAAATGTGCCTTAGAAATTGTTGATGGTCTATTCTTGCACCCTTTGGTAGGAGCTACCAAAAGCGATGACATTCCTGCTGATGTTAGAATGCGGTGTTACGAAATCATGATGGAAAACTATTTTCCCCAGGATCGGGTTGTATTAGCGATTAATCCCTCTGCGATGCGTTACGCAGGGCCTAGAGAAGCAATTTTCCACGCCTTAATTCGCAAGAACTATGGCTGTACACATTTTATAGTCGGTCGCGATCATGCAGGCGTGGGGGACTATTATGGTACTTATGAAGCACAAGAAATCTTTGGTGAATTTGACCCAGAGGAATTAGGGATCACTCCTCTTAAGTTTGAACACGCTTTCTACTGTACTCGTACAGAACAGATGGCAACAGCGAAAACCAGTCCCGCAACTAAGGAAGAACGCATTCACCTGTCGGGAACGAAAGTTCGGGCAATGCTGAGAGAAGGGAAAACTCCACCACCACAATTTTCTCGTCCTAAAGTCGCCGAAGAATTAGCCAGAGCAATGAAAGTCAATTAGTCTGGTTAAGTGGTGAAACAGTTCTGTCGGCGAAATCGTTGCAGAACCGTTGGAGCTTTTAATAAGATTGAGATAATTATTAATTGTTATGGCAAAACACTATAATTGGTTACAGGTTCAAGAGATTCACTTCTCGAGCTGTAACCTTGATGATTTCTACCAACATTTGGCAGCTATTATTGATAGGCTGATGCAGATTTCTAGACGCTAGTAGCTGATATGGGACTTGACCGCAGAACTTTTCTACAGCAAGCTGGATTGGCTTGGTTTACTTGGGGAACAACCGAGGCTGGAATTTCATCTCTATTGAGTAATAACCGCCTGGCAGCCTCAATTAATTCTTATCAAGAAACTTTAATACAACCGACTAACCGTAAATTAGCCTTGCTGGTAGGGATTAATCGTTACCCTTATCATGATAATTTGACAGGTTGTCTGATGGATGTGGAACTACAGCGAGAACTATTAATTCATCGTTTTAATTTCAATCCCAGTGATATTCTTACTTTAAGCGATCGCCAAGCTACTAGGGAAAATATTGAAACTGCTTTGGTCGAACATTTAGTAAAACAGGCTAAACCAGATGACGTGGTCTTGTTTCACTTTAGTGGTTATGGAGGTCAAATCAAAATGCCTTTAACCTCAGGTAGTGAAGCAGCTAAACAAACAGCCAGTACTGATTCCTTTGGCATAGCTAATAGCTTTGTACCAGTAGATGGATTAGCATCGTCAAAGAAAGCTTTGTTTGCCAACAGCATCCTGCAAGAAACTCTTTTAGTATTAGCCCAATCTTTATCTACGAGCAAATACACTTTTGTTCTCGATACTTGTTTTAATACCACTCCTGGCAGCCAACATGGCAGCTTTAAAATTCGCTCCATTCCTAACATAGCTGAAAGCCCCAGTTCTCAAGAACTAGATTTTTTGGCACAATTACGCGACAATCTAGCTAATAAAGGACTTAAACCCAGTAAAAGATTATTATCTCTGCCTGGAGTAGTTTTATCTGCTACCAGCAAAAATCAAATAGCAGCAGAAAGACAGTGGGGTGGTTTGAGTGCTGGGCTATTTACCCAAGCTTTAACGCAGCATCTTTGGCACATTACCCCCAGTAGCAAGGTACAAGTGGCGATCGCCAGAACGGCCGAAACGGTAGAGCAATTTATGGGTAACCAACAGCAGCCTACTCTGAATAATCCTAATAAATCAGCGCTCGCCTATTATTTAGCTGCTAGCGATGTTCCTAATGCTGTTGGAATGGTCAGTATGATTGCTAAAAATGGCAATGTAGAAGTAAAACTTTTAGGTTTGCCAGCTAATATTTTGGACTGTTACGGAGTTGATTCCTGTTTAAGTTTGGTATCTAATTCTCAAAATGCTGCTCCTCAACTACAGGTAAAGTCAAAAGAAGGTTTAATCGCGAAAACTCAATTATTATCTCCAGCGCTCGAACTTCAAGTCGGAGAATTTGCTGGTGAATCGATCCGCATTCTCAGGCGCGATCTAAATTTGAATTTAGCATTAAACGATGATTTGCAAAGA is a genomic window of Coleofasciculaceae cyanobacterium containing:
- a CDS encoding peroxiredoxin yields the protein MKRLLSIQQCGWICTLRRRIPRVQFWLSIGLSFLLFGLTLSDAWAMGGKQPPLDKPAPEFVLPTNTGDGDIALKDYRGQWVVLYFYPKDFTSGCTLEARRFQQDLAEYRTRNAQVLGVSVDNIDSHAEFCDSEGLNFPLLTDKDGSVSKAYGSWLGAMSLRHTYLIDPEGILRTTFLGVRPSIHSQEVLARLDELNRELSS
- the sat gene encoding sulfate adenylyltransferase is translated as MSTNLIAPHGGELIDRLATAEEKQNFLAKANSLPRIQLDKRATSDLVMIAIGGFSPIAGFMGQDDYLGVVKDMRLASGVPWSIPVTLSVTSEVANPLQVGSLVRLDNTNGKFIGILQLSEKYSYDKKLEAKNVYRTDEDKHPGVKVIYKQGEVNLAGPVWLLEREEHPQFPKYQIDPAASRAMFKEKGWKTIVGFQTRNPIHRAHEYIIKCALEIVDGLFLHPLVGATKSDDIPADVRMRCYEIMMENYFPQDRVVLAINPSAMRYAGPREAIFHALIRKNYGCTHFIVGRDHAGVGDYYGTYEAQEIFGEFDPEELGITPLKFEHAFYCTRTEQMATAKTSPATKEERIHLSGTKVRAMLREGKTPPPQFSRPKVAEELARAMKVN
- a CDS encoding caspase family protein, whose protein sequence is MGLDRRTFLQQAGLAWFTWGTTEAGISSLLSNNRLAASINSYQETLIQPTNRKLALLVGINRYPYHDNLTGCLMDVELQRELLIHRFNFNPSDILTLSDRQATRENIETALVEHLVKQAKPDDVVLFHFSGYGGQIKMPLTSGSEAAKQTASTDSFGIANSFVPVDGLASSKKALFANSILQETLLVLAQSLSTSKYTFVLDTCFNTTPGSQHGSFKIRSIPNIAESPSSQELDFLAQLRDNLANKGLKPSKRLLSLPGVVLSATSKNQIAAERQWGGLSAGLFTQALTQHLWHITPSSKVQVAIARTAETVEQFMGNQQQPTLNNPNKSALAYYLAASDVPNAVGMVSMIAKNGNVEVKLLGLPANILDCYGVDSCLSLVSNSQNAAPQLQVKSKEGLIAKTQLLSPALELQVGEFAGESIRILRRDLNLNLALNDDLQRIERVDATSALANIAAINSAVVAKEQNADCLLGKIALNPALKSAANLETETPVFSYALYTAGGNLIAKTKGIVEEAVKIAIDRLQPQFNNLLAAKWLELTNNEFSSRLKVNAALTTGVAKQSASWQRSTHASEKLQLAAKQPVFSTSVGGSNTDTKSNVPLLVKGTEINLALNNTGDRQLYAVILGIDSDCNIYGLYTPAESSTAEAAIKLEDIAIASGSELVIPDSDSSWKWKVPESVGINTLYVIFAVQPFQATLKAFSTQQNFKLDQQQVLNVTNSIAVINSLMQDLHQASSVSSELLTNGNVYALDVNSWATLKFVYEVTTA